In one Salvelinus fontinalis isolate EN_2023a chromosome 16, ASM2944872v1, whole genome shotgun sequence genomic region, the following are encoded:
- the LOC129812989 gene encoding neuroblast differentiation-associated protein AHNAK-like gives MCDCFNLGFPNWHGSLGTGSGRRLKGPEPDTVDDSICEEPSEFIEGERPRPQGSSPVDEYPETDKYKDSDKQGGGGSGKKGKRGFGSLFEKRSPAKMSQLESPESGVIVKMAKETCAEGLVVSGGKEGIFIKEVRPESPASKLLSVHEGDQILSATVYFDDVTYEDALQILEHAQPYKMELLLKRKPMKTSTLESEPALEIIQVEEGSSPEMRGHSKTKKHGDRISWPKFPSFSKSQKSHFKRSHSTSEADDKRKLELSPTTSDTESPIKSQEAVMGKTKKHKIKISSMKMKGRKSMSVEQPDQNIHILTVERVEGMENQQSQDDIHSPDGLESASVDTSQVYVLESESEKIESTKIRNECILPNLAGSETKQHKVELISLDKTLKTTDITVALADQESPSTKKSPEGKKKKKENKERSELKFTFKGNEKKDKHKQNIPVKLSLKSLKTPRADMITSDLSAHDNTLLSPTVVSHTELEECQLPIEINTQVIINESSGKTLPSTDMEMSMPKVDICLDMSDIGLIRKSPQIRQEQHLKETYVKTDVNAQEISIHAKLISITLEPDSQMEIQASKLPTERSIDDVLAQIGTRSAPKFKLQRVDPADFVTDKPIKMTDVKIVEMDVKGLTVEDKGLKILPSREDIEIPGIEYASLTSIKAPVIKQPKTAFTLPVEEIQAQTVQMVIDVDRVKDAVSKLPGFKLPKGDIAGLPGHQQITMTDVNTERVDATLSKITDIKAQLDTYVKKSDINALPEKLSRSSVTTFKLPKTQLFDLGAHEPITMTEIDDTKTKQEAGKTNEDEIQIELHKRENVEKAGMETIQQRRTPNKVEKEKETGKILEPKLAVPVPEGPTITSEERNRIPATYTKGLDKKSKKANISMPRFGITQTDIRFPDIGIGLPKRDTSVEKKDEVKDESNALHLEMKMSEAEIKLNKVPDSEYSTIKTHVTDHQTPTIRTLCSETMPEVPSSDIKGAVMGIDVQSVDVGRADIQIPDVEVEVPSVEVEIPKKVYKDIDVKINKRQISFPKIGVKAPEDDVSVLKPDISLSEGNMEVKLPEVEIEVPELQVEVKDTVGSPSRFKIPTLKFPKFGTVAPIVTVELPDVDKDIKLHGTERPEPKLSISGKVHAVDFEKQSYFKKSSVKIASIDVDVKTKGLELEGQGSEFKLPNQGISLPKVKGPEIDLGVSKKDIDVTLPETNVEIQPPDVELKVSSGDVEMPEGAATEIDVKMKKPRMSFGWFSKPEVKAPEVDVSLPKVGISIPEGKVDFKEPEVEFKAPESQVEVKHDIELQGQGSKFKLPKFGISLPKVKSSEIDLSVSKTDVDVNLPERRADIQLPDVEVGVPSVKVEIPEAVSKDIDVKIKKPRMSFPKFGFSKPEVKAPEVDVSLPEVDISLPEGKVEIKEPEVEIEAPEIQAEVKDTVGSPSRFKMPTLKFPQFGAAAPNITVEVPDVDKDIKVHESEIPETKLTMSAINIEKPSVDLKGPSIDLDVKSKRLDIVTLPEASVEVQPHSTELKVPSGKDEIPEGVATEMDVKMKKPRMSFGWFSKSEVKAAEVDVSLPKGDISLPEVKVEVKESEVEIKAPENQVEMKHGIELEGQGSKFKLPKFGISLPKVKGPEFDLSISKTDVDVNLLERRADHQLPDVEVGVPSVEVEIPEAVSKDIDVKMKKPRMSFPKFGFSKPEVKAPDVDVSLPEVDISLPEGKVEIKEPEVEIEAPEIQAEVKDTVGSPSRFKMPTLKFPQFGTAAPNITVEVPDVDKDIKVHESEIPETKLTMSAINIEKPSVDLKGPSIDLDVKSKRLDIVTLPEASVEVQPHSTELKVPSGKDEIPEGVATEMDVKMKKPRMSFGWFSKSEVKAAEVDVSLPKGDISLPEVKVEVKESEVEIKAPENQVEMKHGIELEGQGSKFKLPKFGISLPKVKGPEFDLSISKTDVDVNLPERRADHQLPDVEVGVPSVEVEIPEAVSKDIDVKMKKPRMSFPKFGFSKPEVKAPEVDVSLPEVDISLPEGKVEVKEPEVEIEAPEIQAEVKDTVGSPSRFKMPTLKFPQFGAAAPNITVEVPDVDKDIKVHESEIPETKLTMSAINIEKPSVDLKGPSIDLDVKSKRLDIVTLPEASVEVQPHSTELKVPSGKDEIPEGVATEMDVKMKKPRMSFGWFSKSEVKAAEVDVSLPKGDISLPEVKVEVKESEVEIKAPENQVEMKHGIELEGQGSKFKLPKFGISLPKVKGPEFDLSISKTDVDVNLPERRADHQLPDVEVGVPSVEVEIPEAVSKDIDVKMKKPRMSFPKFGFSKPEVKAPEVDVSLPEVDISLPEGKVEVKEPEVEIEAPEIQAEVKDTVGSPSRFKMPTLKFPQFGAAAPNITVEVPDVDKDIKVHESEIPETKLTMSAINIEKPSVDLKGPSIDLDVKSKRLDIVTLPEASVEVQPHSTELKVPSGKDEIPEGVATEMDVKMKKPRMSFGWFSKSEVKAAEVDVSLPKGDISLPEVKVEVKESEVEIKAPENQVEMKHGIELEGQGSKFKLPKFGISLPKVKGPEFDLSISKTDVDVNLPERRADHQLPDVEVGVPSVEVEIPKAVSKDIDVKMKKPRMSFPKFGFSKPEVKAPEVDVSLPEVDISFPEEKVEVKEPEVEIEAPEIQAEVKDTVGSPSRFKMPTFKFPQFGAAAPNITVEVPDVDKDIKVHESEIPETKLTMSAINIEKPSVDLKGPSIDVDVKSKTLEIVTLPEASADGQPPRIELKVSSGEVEMPEGAATEIDVKMKKPRMSFGWFSKPEVKSPVVNVSLPKGDISLPEVKVEVKESEVEIKAPENQVEMKHGIELEGQRSKFKLPQFGISLPNVKGPEIGLSVSTTDVDVDLPERRADQLPDVEVGVPSVEVEIPEAVSKDIDVKMKKPRMSFPTFGFSKPEVKGPEVDVSLPKVDISLPEGKVEVKEPEVEIEAPEIQVEIKHDVEHEGQGSIFKLSTFGMSLPKVKGPEMDLSLSKKVIEVTLPEASVEVQPPSVELKVPSGEIKMPDGAATGIDVKMNIPQMSFGWFSKPEVKSPEVDVSLPKVNISLPEGNVEVKEPEVEMKALESQVEMKHEGLSVDGKLQTSEMAFKMTTFKFPTFGATSKVVVDVSDKEKDINVPGVEIIDQLLGASLQIDLPEHGDTVDIKGSREVQLHDAGSERHSVKGGMAIAEVDVPEVEVSKLTIDDKGNGSPSKGQESPSKGQGSPSKFKLPSFKMPRLSISKSKPENEHDDINPNVILENYEIQVKPQEPEKSPKLTLTTFGEVLRSIDVEFDVPKLEEVEEKLTGSREDITASGKTELNAQTSVETQSMHKEEEAKEKSKFGWFKFPTVGLSSSESTKTLEKYTSEKEGSEKSPDSVEQDVSLTFSVHSSDAFADISSTVTSEQFGPSLASPTKVTVKYSDSIATEVQGDVITSTARTKLIAFEPYLAEKVTTPMSSGVSSSSVDTLKLESGTHVSTSNIQAIPDTQKATLLTDFGLQTGTAGVSSASWSVDDTNKTQSKGQTVIERHVVMEMSGTDRETVFITQKVTHVFGAEPISDETASSIKQMKDTMQSEKMTFFDGAELE, from the exons GGTCCGGACGAAGGCTGAAGGGACCAGAGCCTGACACGGTGGATGATTCA ATATGTGAAGAGCCATCTGAGTTTATAGAGGGGGAGAGACCTCGCCCTCAAGGATCCTCCCCTGTAGATGAATACCCTGAGACTGACAAATACAAGGACAGTGATAAACAG GGTGGAGGTGGGAGTGGCAAAAAAGGAAAGAGAGGTTTTGGGTCCCTGTTTGAAAAGCGCTCCCCTGCCAAGATGAGTCAACTGGAG AGCCCAGAGTCAGGAGTGATTGTGAAAATGGCAAAAGAGACATGTGCCGAGGGCCTTGTTGtaagtggagggaaggagggaatcTTCATCAAGGAAGTGAGGCCAGAGTCACCAGCTTCAAAGCTTCTTAGTGTACATGAGG GTGATCAGATACTCAGTGCCACTGTGTATTTTGACGATGTTACATATGAAGATGCTCTACAGATATTGGAACATGCCCAGCCTTACAAGATGGAGTTACTTCTGAAACGCAAACCAATGAAGACATCCACCCTTGAGAGTGAACCAGCCCTTGAAATCATCCAA GTGGAAGAAGGTTCCTCTCCGGAAATGAGGGGACATTCAAAGACAAAAAAGCATGGTGACCGAATCTCTTGGCCCAAGTTCCCCTCCTTCAGCAAAAGTCAAAAGTCCCATTTTAAGAGGTCTCACAGTACTTCAGAGGCAGATGATAAGAGGAAGCTGGAGCTTAGCCCTACAACAAGTGACACAGAGTCGCCAATAAAATCTCAGGAGGCTGTTATGGGAAAGACAAAGAAGCATAAGATAAAGATATCAAGCATGAAGATGAAGGGCCGCAAGAGCATGTCTGTTGAGCAGCCGGACCAGAACATACACATACTAACTGTAGAACGTGTAGAGGGTATGGAAAACCAACAGAGTCAAGATGACATACACTCACCGGATGGTCTAGAGAGTGCATCAGTAGATACATCTCAAGTATATGTATTAGAATCAGAATCTGAAAAAATTGAATCCACCAAGATAAGAAATGAATGCATTCTTCCAAACCTGGCAGGCTCTGAAACTAAACAACACAAGGTAGAACTCATTAGTCTGGACAAAACTTTGAAAACCACAGACATAACAGTTGCTCTTGCTGATCAAGAAAGTCCCTCAACCAAGAAATCTCCAGAGGGAAAGAAAAAGAAGAAAGAGAATAAAGAGAGGTCAGAACTAAAGTTTACATTCAAGGGAAATGAGAAGAAAGACAAACACAAGCAAAACATACCAGTAAAATTATCACTAAAAAGCCTGAAGACACCAAGAGCAGATATGATAACATCTGATCTGTCTGCACATGACAATACATTGCTGAGCCCAACAGTAGTATCACATACGGAGCTGGAGGAGTGTCAACTCCCAATTGAGATCAACACTCAAGTAATCATTAATGAGAGTTCAGGGAAAACCCTACCCTCCACTGATATGGAAATGAGCATGCCAAAAGTAGACATCTGCCTTGACATGTCAGATATAGGACTTATCAGGAAATCCCCTCAGATTAGACAAGAACAACACTTGAAAGAAACATATGTTAAAACTGATGTGAATGCACAGGAAATTAGCATACATGCTAAGCTCATCAGTATTACATTGGAACCTGACTCGCAGATGGAAATACAAGCTTCAAAGTTACCTACAGAGAGAAGCATTGATGATGTTTTAGCACAAATTGGTACAAGATCTGCTCCCAAATTTAAACTGCAGAGGGTGGATCCTGCTGACTTTGTTACTGACAAACCCATAAAAATGACAGACGTGAAGATTGTAGAAATGGACGTGAAAGGACTTACAGTTGAGGATAAGGGTTTAAAGATACTTCCAAGCCGTGAGGATATTGAGATCCCAGGCATAGAATATGCATCATTAACTAGCATCAAGGCCCCAGTGATAAAACAGCCTAAAACAGCATTCACTCTTCCTGTTGAAGAAATCCAGGCGCAGACTGTACAGATGGTTATAGACGTTGATAGAGTTAAAGACGCTGTCTCCAAATTGCCAGGGTTCAAGCTGCCGAAGGGTGACATTGCAGGCCTGCCTGGTCATCAACAAATCACAATGACAGACGTGAATACAGAAAGAGTAGATGCCACCCTATCTAAAATCACAGACATAAAGGCACAGTTGGACACGTATGTCAAAAAGAGTGACATAAATGCTTTACCAGAAAAGTTGAGCAGGAGCTCAGTTACCACATTCAAATTGCCAAAGACCCAACTTTTTGATCTAGGTGCTCATGAACCTATTACTATGACAGAAATAGACgatacaaaaacaaaacaggaagctGGAAAGACCAATGAAGATGAAATCCAAATTGAACTCCATAAACGGGAGAACGTAGAGAAAGCTGGAATGGAAACTATACAACAAAGAAGAACTCCCAACAAAGTGGAAAAGGAAAAAGAGACTGGTAAAATTCTGGAGCCTAAGTTGGCAGTACCAGTACCTGAGGGGCCAACCATCACATCTGAGGAGAGAAATCGTATACCTGCCACTTACACTAAAGGATTAGATAAGAAGTCAAAGAAAGCAAATATTTCAATGCCTAGGTTTGGAATAACACAAACGGATATTAGATTCCCAGACATTGGGATTGGACTACCAAAAAGAGACACCTCGGTGGAAAAGAAGGATGAGGTCAAAGATGAAAGCAATGCATTGCACCTTGAAATGAAAATGTCAGAGGCTGAAATTAAACTCAACAAAGTACCAGATTCGGAATATTCCACTATCAAAACTCATGTGACAGACCATCAAACACCTACAATACGAACTTTATGCTCAGAAACAATGCCAGAGGTACCTTCATCTGACATTAAAGGAGCAGTTATGGGCATTGATGTCCAATCTGTTGATGTCGGGAGAGCAGACATCCAAATACCGGATGTTGAAGTCGAAGTACCCTCCGTTGAAGTTGAAATACCAAAAAAAGTTTATAAAGATATTGATGTGAAAATTAATAAACGACAGATATCATTCCCCAAAATTGGAGTTAAAGCCCCAGAGGATGATGTTAGTGTGCTAAAACCAGACATCTCTCTTTCCGAGGGAAACATGGAGGTCAAATTGCCTGAGGTGGAAATTGAAGTTCCAGAGCTTCAAGTCGAAGTGAAAGATACTGTAGGGTCCCCCTCAAGATTTAAAATCCCAACTTTAAAATTCCCTAAATTTGGAACAGTTGCTCCAATCGTCACAGTAGAGTTACCTGATGTGGACAAGGATATCAAACTTCATGGAACTGAAAGACCAGAACCCAAGCTGTCAATATCAGGAAAAGTTCATGCAGTTGACTTTGAGAAACAGAGTTACTTTAAAAAATCTAGTGTTAAGATCGCATCTATAGATGTGGATGTGAAGACTAAAGGACTTGAACTGGAGGGACAAGGAAGTGAGTTTAAACTGCCAAATCAGGGAATTTCATTACCAAAAGTAAAAGGTCCTGAGATCGATTTAGGTGTATCGAAGAAAGACATAGATGTCACTTTACCAGAGACCAACGTGGAGATCCAACCACCTGATGTTGAACTCAAAGTGTCTTCTGGTGATGTTGAAATGCCAGAGGGAGCTGCTACAGAGATTGATGTGAAAATGAAGAAGCCCCGGATGTCATTTGGATGGTTTTCAAAACCAGAAGTGAAAGCACCGGAGGTTGATGTCAGTCTTCCAAAGGTGGGCATTTCGATTCCAGAAGGAAAGGTGGACTTCAAAGAGCCAGAGGTGGAATTTAAAGCTCCAGAGAGTCAAGTTGAAGTGAAACATGATATTGAGCTTCAGGGACAAGGAAGTAAGTTCAAACTACCTAAATTTGGAATCTCATTGCCGAAGGTTAAAAGTTCTGAAATTGACTTAAGTGTGTCAAAAACAGATGTAGATGTCAACTtaccagagagaagagcagacatCCAACTACCTGATGTTGAAGTCGGAGTGCCCTCTGTTAAAGTTGAAATACCAGAAGCAGTTTCTAAAGATATTGATGTGAAAATAAAAAAGCCCCGAATGTCATTCCCCAAATTTGGATTTTCAAAACCAGAAGTGAAAGCACCTGAGGTTGATGTCAGTCTTCCAGAGGTGGATATTTCTCTTCCAGAGGGGAAGGTGGAGATCAAAGAGCCTGAGGTGGAAATTGAAGCTCCAGAGATTCAAGCTGAGGTGAAGGATACTGTAGGCTCCCCCTCAAGATTCAAAATGCCAACTTTAAAATTCCCTCAATTTGGAGCAGCTGCTCCAAACATCACAGTAGAGGTACCTGATGTGGACAAGGACATCAAGGTTCATGAATCTGAAATTCCAGAAACCAAGCTGACAATGTCAGCCATTAACATTGAAAAGCCAAGTGTTGACCTTAAAGGCCCATCTATAGATCTGGATGTGAAGAGCAAAAGACTTGACATTGTCACTTTACCAGAGGCCAGCGTGGAGGTCCAACCACATAGCACTGAACTCAAAGTGCCTTCTGGTAAAGATGAAATTCCTGAAGGAGTTGCTACAGAAATGGATGTAAAAATGAAAAAGCCACGGATGTCATTTGGATGGTTTTCAAAATCAGAAGTGAAAGCAGCGGAGGTTGATGTCAGTCTTCCAAAGGGGGATATTTCTCTTCCAGAGGTAAAGGTGGAGGTCAAAGAGTCAGAGGTGGAAATTAAAGCTCCAGAAAATCAAGTTGAAATGAAACATGGAATTGAGCTTGAGGGACAAGGAAGTAAGTTCAAACTACCAAAATTTGGAATCTCATTGCCGAAGGTTAAAGGTCCTGAATTTGACTTAAGTATCTCAAAGACAGATGTAGATGTCAACTTACTAGAGAGAAGAGCAGACCACCAACTACCTGATGTTGAAGTCGGAGTGCCTTCTGTTGAAGTTGAAATACCAGAAGCAGTTTCTAAAGATATTGATGTGAAGATGAAAAAGCCCCGAATGTCATTCCCCAAATTTGGATTTTCAAAACCAGAAGTGAAAGCACCTGATGTTGATGTCAGTCTTCCAGAGGTGGATATTTCTCTTCCAGAGGGGAAGGTGGAGATCAAAGAGCCTGAGGTGGAAATTGAAGCTCCAGAGATTCAAGCTGAGGTGAAAGATACTGTAGGCTCCCCCTCAAGATTCAAAATGCCAACTTTAAAATTCCCTCAATTTGGAACAGCTGCTCCAAACATCACAGTAGAGGTACCTGATGTGGACAAGGACATCAAGGTTCATGAATCTGAAATTCCAGAAACCAAGCTGACAATGTCAGCCATTAACATTGAAAAGCCAAGTGTTGACCTTAAAGGCCCATCTATAGATCTGGATGTGAAGAGCAAAAGACTTGACATTGTCACTTTACCAGAGGCCAGCGTGGAGGTCCAACCACATAGCACTGAACTCAAAGTGCCTTCTGGTAAAGATGAAATTCCTGAAGGAGTTGCTACAGAAATGGATGTAAAAATGAAAAAGCCACGGATGTCATTTGGATGGTTTTCAAAATCAGAAGTGAAAGCAGCGGAGGTTGATGTCAGTCTTCCAAAGGGGGATATTTCTCTTCCAGAGGTAAAGGTGGAGGTCAAAGAGTCAGAGGTGGAAATTAAAGCTCCAGAAAATCAAGTTGAAATGAAACATGGAATTGAGCTTGAGGGACAAGGAAGTAAGTTCAAACTACCAAAATTTGGAATCTCATTGCCGAAGGTTAAAGGTCCTGAATTTGACTTAAGTATCTCAAAGACAGATGTAGATGTCAACTtaccagagagaagagcagaccaCCAACTACCTGATGTTGAAGTCGGAGTGCCTTCTGTTGAAGTTGAAATACCAGAAGCAGTTTCTAAAGATATTGATGTGAAAATGAAAAAGCCCCGAATGTCATTCCCCAAATTTGGATTTTCAAAACCAGAAGTGAAAGCACCTGAGGTTGATGTCAGTCTTCCAGAGGTGGATATTTCTCTTCCAGAGGGGAAGGTGGAGGTCAAAGAGCCTGAGGTGGAAATTGAAGCTCCAGAGATTCAAGCTGAGGTGAAAGATACTGTAGGCTCCCCCTCAAGATTCAAAATGCCAACTTTAAAATTCCCTCAATTTGGAGCAGCTGCTCCAAACATCACAGTAGAGGTACCTGATGTGGACAAGGACATCAAGGTTCATGAATCTGAAATTCCAGAAACCAAGCTGACAATGTCAGCCATTAACATTGAAAAGCCAAGTGTTGACCTTAAAGGCCCATCTATAGATCTGGATGTGAAGAGCAAAAGACTTGACATTGTCACTTTACCAGAGGCCAGCGTGGAGGTCCAACCACATAGCACTGAACTCAAAGTGCCTTCTGGTAAAGATGAAATTCCTGAAGGAGTTGCTACAGAAATGGATGTAAAAATGAAAAAGCCACGGATGTCATTTGGATGGTTTTCAAAATCAGAAGTGAAAGCAGCGGAGGTTGATGTCAGTCTTCCAAAGGGGGATATTTCTCTTCCAGAGGTAAAGGTGGAGGTCAAAGAGTCAGAGGTGGAAATTAAAGCTCCAGAAAATCAAGTTGAAATGAAACATGGAATTGAGCTTGAGGGACAAGGAAGTAAGTTCAAACTACCAAAATTTGGAATCTCATTGCCGAAGGTTAAAGGTCCTGAATTTGACTTAAGTATCTCAAAGACAGATGTAGATGTCAACTtaccagagagaagagcagaccaCCAACTACCTGATGTTGAAGTCGGAGTGCCTTCTGTTGAAGTTGAAATACCAGAAGCAGTTTCTAAAGATATTGATGTGAAAATGAAAAAGCCCCGAATGTCATTCCCCAAATTTGGATTTTCAAAACCAGAAGTGAAAGCACCTGAGGTTGATGTCAGTCTTCCAGAGGTGGATATTTCTCTTCCAGAGGGGAAGGTGGAGGTCAAAGAGCCTGAGGTGGAAATTGAAGCTCCAGAGATTCAAGCTGAGGTGAAAGATACTGTAGGCTCCCCCTCAAGATTCAAAATGCCAACTTTAAAATTCCCTCAATTTGGAGCAGCTGCTCCAAACATCACAGTAGAGGTACCTGATGTGGACAAGGACATCAAGGTTCATGAATCTGAAATTCCAGAAACCAAGCTGACAATGTCAGCCATTAACATTGAAAAGCCAAGTGTTGACCTTAAAGGCCCATCTATAGATCTGGATGTGAAGAGCAAAAGACTTGACATTGTCACTTTACCAGAGGCCAGCGTGGAGGTCCAACCACATAGCACTGAACTCAAAGTGCCTTCTGGTAAAGATGAAATTCCTGAAGGAGTTGCTACAGAAATGGATGTAAAAATGAAAAAGCCACGGATGTCATTTGGATGGTTTTCAAAATCAGAAGTGAAAGCAGCGGAGGTTGATGTCAGTCTTCCAAAGGGGGATATTTCTCTTCCAGAGGTAAAGGTGGAGGTCAAAGAGTCAGAGGTGGAAATTAAAGCTCCAGAAAATCAAGTTGAAATGAAACATGGAATTGAGCTTGAGGGACAAGGAAGTAAGTTCAAACTACCAAAATTTGGAATCTCATTGCCGAAGGTTAAAGGTCCTGAATTTGACTTAAGTATCTCAAAGACAGATGTAGATGTCAACTtaccagagagaagagcagaccaCCAACTACCTGATGTTGAAGTCGGAGTGCCCTCTGTTGAAGTTGAAATACCAAAAGCAGTTTCTAAAGATATTGATGTGAAAATGAAAAAGCCCCGAATGTCATTCCCCAAATTTGGATTTTCAAAACCAGAAGTGAAAGCACCTGAGGTTGATGTCAGTCTTCCAGAGGTGGATATTTCTTTTCCAGAGGAAAAGGTGGAGGTCAAAGAGCCTGAGGTAGAAATTGAAGCTCCAGAGATTCAAGCTGAGGTGAAAGATACTGTAGGCTCCCCCTCAAGATTCAAAATGCCAACTTTTAAATTCCCTCAATTTGGAGCAGCTGCTCCAAACATCACAGTAGAGGTACCTGATGTGGACAAGGACATCAAGGTTCATGAATCTGAAATTCCAGAAACCAAGCTGACAATGTCAGCCATTAACATTGAAAAGCCAAGTGTTGACCTTAAAGGCCCATCTATAGATGTGGATGTGAAGAGTAAAACACTTGAAATTGTCACTTTACCAGAGGCCAGCGCGGATGGCCAACCACCTAGAATTGAACTCAAAGTGTCTTCTGGTGAAGTTGAAATGCCTGAGGGAGCTGCTACAGAGATTGATGTGAAAATGAAAAAGCCACGGATGTCATTTGGATGGTTTTCAAAACCAGAAGTGAAATCACCGGTGGTTAATGTCAGTCTTCCAAAGGGGGATATTTCTCTTCCAGAGGTAAAGGTGGAGGTCAAAGAGTCAGAGGTGGAAATTAAAGCTCCAGAAAATCAAGTTGAAATGAAACATGGAATTGAGCTTGAGGGACAAAGAAGTAAGTTCAAACTACCACAATTTGGAATCTCATTGCCGAATGTTAAAGGTCCTGAAATTGGCTTAAGTGTCTCAACGACAGATGTAGATGTCGACTtaccagagagaagagcagaccaACTACCTGATGTTGAAGTAGGAGTGCCCTCTGTTGAAGTTGAAATACCAGAAGCAGTTTCTAAAGATATTGATGTGAAAATGAAAAAGCCCCGAATGTCATTCCCCACATTTGGATTTTCAAAACCAGAAGTGAAAGGACCTGAGGTTGATGTCAGTCTTCCAAAGGTGGATATTTCTCTTCCAGAGGGAAAGGTGGAGGTCAAAGAGCCTGAGGTGGAAATTGAAGCTCCAGAGATTCAAGTTGAAATTAAACATGATGTTGAACATGAGGGACAAGGAAGTATATTCAAACTATCAACGTTTGGAATGTCATTGCCAAAGGTAAAAGGTCCTGAGATGGATTTAAGTTTATCAAAGAAAGTCATAGAAGTCACCTTACCAGAGGCCAGCGTGGAGGTCCAACCACCTAGCGTTGAACTCAAAGTGCCTTCTGGTGAAATTAAAATGCCCGATGGAGCTGCTACAGGAATTGATGTGAAAATGAACATACCACAGATGTCATTTGGATGGTTTTCCAAACCAGAAGTGAAATCACCTGAGGTTGATGTCAGTCTTCCAAAGGTGAACATTTCACTTCCAGAGGGAAATGTGGAGGTCAAAGAGCCTGAGGTGGAAATGAAAGCTCTGGAGAGTCAAGTTGAAATGAAACATGAAGGTTTATCAGTTGATGGAAAACTACAAACATCAGAGATGGCATTCAAAATGACAACATTCAAATTCCCTACATTTGGTGCAACGTCAAAGGTTGTAGTCGATGTCTCTGATAAAGAGAAGGATATTAATGTGCCTGGGGTAGAAATTATAGATCAACTACTTGGAGCTTCATTACAAATTGATTTACCGGAACACGGGGACACAGTTGACATTAAAGGATCTAGAGAAGTACAGTTACATGATGCTGGATCTGAAAGGCACTCAGTTAAAGGTGGAATGGCAATAGCCGAAGTGGATGTTCCTGAAGTTGAAGTTTCAAAACTGACAATTGATGATAAAGGCAATGGGTCCCCCAGCAAAGGTCAAGAATCACCCAGTAAAGGTCAAGGCTCGCCTAGTAAATTCAAACTTCCAAGCTTCAAAATGCCCAGATTGAGCATTTCAAAATCCAAACCTGAGAATGAACATGATGATATAAATCCaaatgttattttggagaatTATGAGATTCAAGTGAAACCACAAGAACCAGAGAAATCCCCAAAGTTGACTTTGACAACATTTGGGGAGGTATTAAGAAGCATTGATGTTGAATTTGATGTTCCCAAATTAGAGGAAGTGGAAGAGAAGCTCACAGGCTCAAGGGAAGATATAACAGCCTCAGGGAAAACCGAACTAAATGCTCAAACCAGTGTTGAAACCCAGTCTATGCATAAAGAGGAAGAAGCCAAAGAAAAATCTAAATTTGGGTGGTTTAAGTTTCCCACAGTTGGACTATCTTCTTCAGAATCTACCAAGACTTTAGAAAAATACACTTCTGAGAAAGAAGGAAGTGAGAAAAGCCCTGACTCTGTGGAACAGGACGTCAGCTTGACCTTTTCAGTACACTCATCGGATGCTTTTGCAGATATTAGTTCAACAGTCACAAGCGAACAATTTGGTCCATCATTGGCCTCTCCAACCAAAGTCACAGTGAAATACTCTGACTCTATTGCCACTGAGGTACAGGGTGATGTCATCACCTCCACAGCAAGGACAAAATTGATCGCCTTTGAACCCTACTTGGCAGAGAAAGTCACCACTCCAATGTCCTCCGGAGTTTCCTCCTCATCAGTGGACACCCTAAAATTGGAGTCTGGTACACATGTCAGCACATCCAATATACAAGCAATACCAGACACACAGAAGGCCACGCTCTTAACAGATTTTGGATTGCAGACAGGGACCGCTGGAGTTTCTTCTGCATCTTGGTCAGTGGACGACACCAACAAAACACAGAGTAAAGGGCAAACAGTTATTGAGAGGCATGTAGTTATGGAAATGTCAGGCACTGACAGGGAAACGGTTTTCATAACCCAAAAAGTTACACATGTGTTTGGGGCTGAGCCCATCTCAGATGAAACAGCCTCATCTATCAAACAGATGAAAGACACTATGCAGTCTGAGAAAATGACATTTTTTGATGGGGCTGAATTGGAGTGA